The Microlunatus antarcticus genome window below encodes:
- a CDS encoding DNA polymerase domain-containing protein — protein MAGEQRHGISLSSLDDALFAGADATKRDLLDHLEAVAPVMLPELADRPLSVVRVRPGQPPFMQKNLPAYAPESVRRVPQWSEASHREVVYAVAEDVTTLVWFGNQRAVEYHVPLYRLGEPDRPTALVLDLDPPEGSGFDVVVAAARVVRQALDEAGLAGAVKTSGSKGVHVVVPLVPGTTGDAAAATRALAVRAERIDPTLTTTAYLKEDRAGKVFLDPTRAGGGTLAAVYSPRVRPGTTVSFPLGWDELDDVTPADFTVRTVPGLLGSRPSWAERLPAPQTLPADLVAEGHTIPVARVAAMHEGKRRKRAREADASEG, from the coding sequence GTGGCCGGCGAGCAGCGTCACGGGATCTCGCTGAGCTCCCTCGACGACGCGCTGTTCGCCGGCGCCGACGCCACCAAGCGCGACCTCCTCGACCACCTCGAGGCGGTCGCGCCGGTGATGCTGCCGGAGCTGGCGGACCGGCCGCTCTCGGTGGTCCGGGTGCGGCCGGGCCAGCCGCCCTTCATGCAGAAGAACCTGCCCGCGTACGCCCCGGAGTCGGTCCGGCGGGTGCCGCAGTGGTCGGAGGCGTCGCACCGCGAGGTCGTCTACGCCGTGGCCGAGGACGTCACGACGCTCGTGTGGTTCGGGAACCAGCGGGCCGTGGAGTACCACGTCCCGCTCTACCGGCTGGGCGAGCCGGACCGGCCCACCGCCCTGGTGCTGGACCTCGACCCGCCCGAGGGCAGCGGCTTCGACGTCGTCGTGGCGGCGGCGCGGGTGGTGCGTCAGGCGCTCGACGAGGCCGGGCTGGCCGGAGCGGTCAAGACCAGCGGCTCGAAGGGCGTGCACGTCGTGGTGCCGCTCGTCCCGGGGACGACGGGCGACGCGGCCGCGGCCACGCGCGCGCTGGCCGTCCGGGCGGAACGGATCGACCCGACGCTCACGACCACCGCCTATCTCAAGGAGGACCGCGCGGGGAAGGTCTTCCTCGACCCCACCCGGGCCGGCGGCGGGACGCTGGCCGCCGTCTACAGCCCGCGCGTCCGACCCGGCACGACGGTCTCGTTCCCGCTGGGCTGGGACGAGCTCGACGACGTCACCCCCGCCGACTTCACCGTGCGGACGGTGCCCGGGCTGCTCGGGTCGCGCCCGAGCTGGGCCGAACGGCTCCCCGCGCCGCAGACGCTCCCGGCCGACCTGGTCGCCGAGGGCCACACGATCCCCGTCGCCCGCGTCGCCGCGATGCACGAGGGCAAGCGGCGCAAGCGCGCGCGTGAGGCTGACGCCAGCGAGGGCTGA